The Streptomyces sp. NBC_00335 DNA window GACGAGCCGGCCTGTACGCCGGGTTCTGTCGCCCGGTGACCTCGCGGTCGCCGGGGAGACGGCCATCCATCTAGGACCGGCGTTGCCGCCGGCCTCGTGCGGTCTACCCGCGAACTCGGGCGGGCAGCCCTCGAACGTTCGCGCAGGGTCGTCCGGAGACGACCCCTCTTGACCTTGCTCCGGGTGGGGTTTACCTAGCCGCCTGAGTCGCCTCAGGCGCTGGTGGTCTCTTACACCACCGTTTCACCCTTACCGGGGGCCGAAGCCCCAGGCGGTCTGTTTTCTGTGGCACTGTCCCGCGGGTCACCCCGGGTGGCCGTTAGCCACCACCCTGCCCTGTGGAGCCCGGACGTTCCTCGGCGGGATCCGGAGATCCCGACGCGGCCGCCCGGCCGACTCGTCTGTCGTGCCGACCATGCTACCGGCTGCGTCATCACGGCTTGACCTTGACGCAGCGGCAGGGTTTCTACTGGAACCCATGCGGATCGGAGAGATCGCCGCGCTCGTCGGGGTCACCACCCGGGCGATCCGGCACTACCACCACGTCGGCCTGCTCCCCGAGCCGGACCGGCGCCCCAACGGCTACCGCGCCTACAGCGTGCGCGACGCCGTCCGGCTGGCCCGGGTGCGCCGGCTGACCGAGCTCGGGCTGAGCCTCGACGAGGTGCGCGACGTGCTCGCGGACGACGCGGGGCGCGAGCTCGCCGAGGTACTGGCCGAGCTCGACGCCGACCTCGCCCGCCAGCAGGCCGAACTGGCCGAGCGCAGACGGCGCCTCGCCGTCCTGCTCGCGGCCCCGCCCGGGGAGGTCGAGCCGGTCTCGCCCGCGCTCGCGGAGCTGCTCGCCAAGGCGCCCGCGACGGCCTCGCCGTCCGCCGCGCTCGACCGCGAGCACCTGAGCCTGCTCGACGCCTCGGGCGCCGTGGGGGAGGAGCTCTACGCCGTACTCGGCACGGTCGCCGCCGATCCGGCCGTGCTCGCGCTGTACGAGCGGCTCGACGAGCTCGCCGACGCGGACGGGGACGACGCCCGGATCGGGCCGCTCGCCGCGGAACTGGTGGCCGCGGTGCCGGCCGAGGCGTTCGCCGCGGTGGCAGGACCGGGCGGCGGCGGGCCGCAGGCGGCGCCGGGCTTCCTGGAGGCCCTGCTCGCCGAGTACGCCCCGGCGCAGGCGGAGGTCGTCCGCCGGGTGATGGAAGCCTTCACGGGCACGCGGGCCACACAGACGGACAGGGGACGGGAATGAGCGCGATACGCGCGGCACGGACCGGGGTGGCCGCCGTGCTCCCCGTGGAGCTGGCACTGCTGGTGTGCCTGGCCGCCGGGGTCCGCCCGCCCGGCTGGGCCCTCGCCGTCGTCGAGGTGATGGTGCTCGGGGTCCTCCTCCTGGAGGCCGGCGTCCTGTACTTCCTGTACGCCGCCGCCCGCGCCCGCGGCGCCGACCCCCGCACGGCCCGCCGCGAGGCCGTACGGGCCGTGGTCCCCGTGACCGTACGCCGCCTCGTGCTCCACGAGCTGCGCGCGTCCGCCTCGTTGGCCCGGTGGGTGCTGCGCCGGCCGCCGCACGGGGTGCGGCCCGGGGACCACGCAGCCCCGTACACCGGACCGCAGACGGCCATGATGTACGGGCTGGTGTTCGTGTCGCTGATCGAGACGGTGGCGCTGGCCTTCCTGATCCCCTGGCCGGCCGTCCACCGCGTGGTGCTCGTCCTCGACGTGTACGGGGTGGTGCTGATGCTCGGGCTGCACGCCGCCTGCGTCACCCGGCCGCACGTCGTGAGCCCCGACGGGACCCTGCGGATCCGCTACGGAGCCCTCTTCGACCTGACCGTCCCGCCGGACGCGGTGGCCTCGGTCCGGGTGGACCGCCGCTACCCCGAGGGACGGCTCGTCTCCCTCTCCGAGGACGGGGTGCTCGACCTGATCGTCGGCAGCCAGACCACGGTCACCGTGGAACTGCTCCGCCCGCTCGCCTTCCGCCGTCCGCTCGGCGCTCGCGCCGAAGCCCGCGTCGTCCGCTTCCACGCGGACGAGCCCCGTGCGCTGGTCGACGCACTGCGGCAGCCCGCACCCCCGTGACGGGCTGCCGCAGTGACGGCCGTGTGCGCCGAGCGTGACAAGCCGGTGCGCGCCTGTCTTGTCGAAAACGGCACGGCCGGAAATCGGCACGGTGGGAGAACGGCGCGGTGAGGAAACGGCACGGTGAGGAAACGGCTGCCCCGCCGGGTCCGGCTAGCGCACCAGCGCGAAGGTGGTGGCCGCCACGGCCGCGCCCACCGCGGTGCCCGCGAGGACCTGGGCGAGGGTGTGGTCCTTCAGCTCGACCCGGGACCAGCCGACGAGGGCGACCAGCGGGTAGGCGAGCAGCAGCCAGGGCCCGTAGGTCAGGGCGAGCATGGCGACGCTCCCGGAGGAGACGGCCGCGTGCACGCTGATCTTCCAGACGGGGGTCACGGCGAGCAGGGCCGCGAGGGTGGCCAGCATGGCCGCGATCAGCGCGATCATCGTGCGGGGCGAGCCGAGGAGCGCCATCAGCAGGATGCCGGTGGCGACCGAGCCGATGATGAACACCATCACGACGATGCGCTGTTGGCGCTGGCCGACGTGCCGGTCGGCCCAGCGGCCGCGCCGGATGCCGTACTTGATGAAGGCCAGCGGGATGACGGCGGAGAACAGGCAGCCCAGGAGTCCCCACCCGATCCCGGCGAGGCCGGCGGTGTGCCAGCCGATCAGGAGGGTGTCGGCGATGATCCAGGTCTTGGGATCGAGCCCGTCGGTGATCAGGCGGGCGGATCGGGACCCGGTGGGCTGGGTGAGCGTGGCGGTCACGCCGTGGCCTCCTGGCTGGTCGCGGTGAGGAATTCGTCGGCCACGGCGGAGTGGTAGATCCGCGCGAGCTGGATGAGCCGCAGTACTTCGGCGGAGAAGTCGAGTTCGTCGATGCCGACGGTGGCCGTCGGCTCCTGGGTGCCGTGGAGCGGCAGGACCCCGCGGGCCTTGCCCTCGCGGGCCGCCCGCATCCGCAGGGCCTCGGCCGCCGGGCTCGTCGCCGGGTCGAACCCCGCCTCCAGGGCGGCGCGGTCCGCGCGCTCGCGGACCTCGGGGGCGGTGTACGCGTCCAGGGTCAGGGCGGCGTCGCGGATCTCGATCACCCGCCGGTACAGCCGCAGGCGCGGGCTGCGCAGGAGTCCGGTCTTCAGGACGATGTCGGGGGTGACCGCGGTCAGGTCCTGCCAGAGCGGCTGGAGCCGGCGGTGGTGGCGGCCGTCCTGGACGGTGCGCCAGGCCACGCCGAAGGCGGGGATGCTGCTCCCGATGAGGATGAAGCCGATCGCCAGGTACTTCAGGGCGTCGGTGACGTTGTCGACCGCGATGTCGCTGGTGCCGTCCGTGAGGCCCGCGAGGCGGCTCGCGATGTACCCGGCCCGCAGCAGGGTGTAGAGGACGCCGACGGCGGTTCCGATGCCCATGAGGCGGACGCCGGTCCGCAGCCACAGGGCGCTGGCGTGCCGGGCGCTGCCCCAGAAGAGCCAGGTGGCGGTGGCCATGGCGATGCCGAGGTAGACGATGAACAGGAGGTAGTAGACCGTGGCCCAGCCGTTGCCCGCGGTCTCCTCGAAGAAGTCGGTCATCTCGTGGGCCCGCGGGACGAAGAAGACGAAGAGCACCCCCATCGCCGTCATCGCGGTCAGGGCGGCGTAGTGCCGGGCCCGCAGCCGGCGGCCGGTCTCCGGGCGCGCGATGGCGACGACGAAGTCGACGACCGCGCCGGCCGCGATCATGCCCAGCCAGTGCTTGAAGAGGGTGGAGAGGTTGTTGACCCCCGCCCCGGCGTCCAGGGTGCGCATCACGCCGGGGAGACGGAGCGTCATGGAGACGGTCAGGGCGGCGAACGCCGTCCACAGGGCCCGCTGTTTGACCGACCGGACGGCTGACGGGGCGCGCCAGAGCGTCACCGACCAGAGCATGGCCAGGATGGCGATTTCGAGCTGCTTCACTTCACGACCACGTGTTTCGAACGGGGTGCCCGAGGGCGTCATGGAGGCGTACGAGACGGTCCTCGGCCTCACTGTCACTGGAGGTCGACTGCGTCGTGTTGTAGCGGCCGGCCCGCTCGTGGATGAGCGTGGCCAGGGTCTCGGCCTGCCGCTCCTGCGGGCTGGCGAACTTGCTCCGCCCCATGAGGTGCGCCAGGCGGTCGATGTCGAGGCCGAGTTCCTCGTCGATCGATTCGGTCCTGCGCGCCACGTTCCTGATCCGGGCCGCCTCGGTGCGGATGATCGAGGCGACGGGCAGCTCGGGGCGGTCGAGTCCGGAGACGGCCGTGTGCGTACGGGTCAGCAGGCGCTGGAAGTGTTCGGAGGCCCGGGCGATCTCCCGCTCCGACGCCTGTTCGGGGATGTCGAGTTCGGGGGCGACGTGGCCGAGCAGCATGTGCGAGATCTCGTGGAGGACGATCTGCACCTTGAGGATCTCGGCCGCGACGGCGTCGTAGAAGACGAGGTCGGCGACATCGAGTCCGAGCCAGATCCCGCAGGGCAGCGCCGGGTCGGGCGGTCCGTCGAGGGGCAGCAGGATCAGCGGCCGGCCGCGCTGCGCGGCTATGCCCTCGCAGAAGGCTTCCAGGTCGAACGGCCGGGGGATGACGAGCCGGTCCGCGACGGCGGCGCACTCCGCGTCGGCGCGCTTCCACCAGCGCATGGTCGCCCTCCCCGCCCGTCATCGAACAGTCCGCACACCCGATCGGATCTGAGAGTAACCGGAAGCGCAGCAGGGGCTCGCTGAGGACGTATCGGTGGCCGGAATATGGCTGACCGGGCGAGGCGCGTGGCTGATTCGCGCCTCAGGCGTCCTTGCTGCGCCGGCGCCGGGGCTTCACATCCGGAAGCCCTTCGGCCTTGCGGAGCTGCTTGATCAGGCCGGTGACGGACCGCATGGATCCGGCGGACAGCCCGCTGAGGCGGAAGGCCGCGGCCTTGACTTGCTCGTCCTCCAGGACCTGGGCGAACTCGTCGGCCGCGGCGGCCTTGCCCATCTCCTCGCGCAGCCGCGCGATCCGCTCCTCGATCCGGTGCTCGATCGCCTGGGCGTTCTCGCCGTCGGCCAGGTACCCGACGGTGACGCCGAAGAAGTTGGCGATCGCGCGGATCGAGTCGATGCCCGGGTTCGGGTTGTTGTTCAGGCGGATGGTCTGGACCGTGCCGTGCGAGACGGAGGGCCCGGACAGCTTCTTGGTGCCCTCGGCGATCTCTTGGTACGTGTACGGCCCGCGGCCCGCCGGATGGATCGTCTCGATCAAGAAGCCGAGGCGGTCACCCATGGTGTCCCGCCGGTCGGTGGGGGTCTCCTCACCCATCACCGTCACTGCTCCCGTCTACGGCTGGATCTCAATGGTCCAGTACTAAATCATCACCGACATTATCTACCTGCCTAGATGGCTTTCACCACACAGTGCAATGAACTGCGTCTACCCAGCTAGCGGACCCCGTGGAATGTGACCCACGCCATATTGGCCCCGGGGCGCCCCGCAGGACCTTGACAGGGCATGCGTGCCACGGCGTATCTTCGTCCAGCCGTCTAGCCCACTAGATGGTTCGGCGCTCGATCGCTCGACGCAAAGCGTCTAGCCGACTGAGTATCGGAGCCGGTGGGCGGGGCGGAAGAGGGAGGAGTCGCGATGCCGTCACGGCGGCAGGCTCCAAGCGCAGGACCATGGGTCGGCGCGCTCGCTCACGGGCTGAGGTACGGGGGTCCCCAGCCCGGGGTGGGTGAACCGCCCGTCGACGGGAGCCGACGCCCGTCGGCGGGGTCCGGCGGAATCCAGCGGGGGAGCCGCCGCCGGACGGCGCGGTCCGGCCGCGGCCCGGGGTGCGATCCGAGGCGCGCCCCGGGCTGCGCCCCGGACCGCGATCCGAGGCGCGCCCCGGACCGCGATCCCGACCGCGATCCCGCCTAGCCGGACAGCATCACGCTGCTGACCCGGCCCGCCATCCGGTCCAGCACCGAACCGGGCGCCAGGCCGCCCCGCAGCAGGACGAACCGGGACGGGGGCAGTCCCGTCATCGCCTTCACCTCGCGGCTCAGGTGTGCCTGGTCGTGGTAGCCGCACGCCGCCGCCACCTGTGCGGCCGCCGTTCCCGCCGCCAGCATCCGCAGGGCGTGCTGCAAGCGGAACACCCGGGCCATGGCCTTGGGCGACAGGCCCACCTGCTCGCGGAACCGGGCCCGTACGGTACGGGCGCTCCACCCCGTCGCGGCGCTCACCCGGGTCAGGGAGCGGGTGTTCGCCCAGAGCCCGGAGAGGGCTCCGTCGACCTCGGGCGCGGGGGAGGGGCCGCGGTCGAGGCGGGCGCAGAACAACTGGTCCAGCAGGGCGAAGCGCTCCGTCCACGAGGGAAGCGCCCGCAGCCGTTCGGTGAGGTGGCGGCCCTGCGCTCCGAGCACGTCCACCAGATCCACGTGGGCGTCCTCGAAGTGCCACATCGGGATGCCGAACAGCCGGTAGCAGCCCTGCGGGGTCATGTTCACCTCCAGCCCGTGCACCACCCCCGCGTGCACCCCGACCGCCGGCACCGTGCGCGGGCCGCTGATCATGGCCCGGGCGGCGGGCCGCAGCTGGGTCGCGGCGAGGTCCTCCGTACGGGAGACCCACAGGCCCTCGGAGAAGCTGAAGACCAGCGTCACGCAGCCGGTGGGCAGCTCCAGGCGGCGCCTCGGGGCAGCGAACTCGGTGTGGAACCCCGTGTAGTTGATGATGAGCGGCCGCAGTGCGGCGGCCGGCCGGCGGCGGCGCGCCGACCGGCGGCCCGGGGCGGCGGCAGGCATCGCGCGTACGTCGAAGGTCTCGACCGAGCCCATGTCCGGGCCCTCCCCCCGCTGTTGCGCGGCCGGTGATGCCGCGCGGTCGGCCGATGATGGCAGGTCACGAGGCTCGATGGCCAGAGCGGTCCGGGAGCGGATCCCGGCCGGGGCCGCGGCCCCGGCCCCGGCAGGCGGGCCGGGAGGCGCCGGCGCCGCACCCGGCTAGACCGGTGCGAAGAGCACCTTCGCCCGACCCGGGTCGGCCTCCGTCAGCCGCACCCTGATCCGGTCGCCCAGCGGCAGCTCCGCCGAGGTGGACTCCACGCGGCCGATCACCGCCGGCTCCTCCAGGTGGACCGTGCCGACCAGCGGCTCGTGGTCCTTGACGTCGATGACCGTGGCCTCGAAGGTCTCCCCGACGCGGTCCTTGAGCAGCGCCGCCTCCACCAGGTCCACGGACTCCCGCTCCGCCGAGTTCGCCAGCCGGGTCCCGTCCGACATCTCCTTCGGCAGGGCGTCGAGCGCCTCCAGCGCCCACCCGGGGGGCTCCGTCCCGGCGACGGCCGCCACGCACAGCTCGCCCGTGTACCGGTCGACGAGCCGGCGCAGCGGTGCGGTGCAATGGGCGTACGGGGCCGCGACCGCGGCGTGCAGGACGGGGTCCGGGGTCCGGCCGCCGGTGAAGACCGTGTAGCCGGCGCCGCGCAGCAGGGCCGTGCACTCCTGGAGGAAGGCGGCGTGGGCCGGCCGGTGCGGATCGAGCCCGCGCACGAGCTCCGCGTACGGGACGTGGTGCGGCCAGTCGATCCGCAGGGCCTTCGCCGCCCGGCGCAGCCGCCCGACGGCTCCGTCGGGGGCGGTCGGCAGGGTCCGCAGGATCCCGGCCCCGGCGGCGAGCATCAGCTCGGCGGCGGCCATGCCGGTCATCAGGGAGATCTGCGCGTTCCAGCCGTCGGCCGGGAGCGGAGCCCGGTAGGCCAGGCTGTACGAGCCCTCCTGCTCGACGATCTCCTGCTCGGGCACGTTCAGCGAGATCCCCCCGCGCTCCGCCTCCAAGGCCTCGCGCAGCCGCCCGATGTCCTTCAGCAGGGCCAGCGGCTCCTCGGCGGTGCCGGTGTCGATGGCCTTCTGGACGCCGTCGTAGTCGAGTTTGGCCCGGCTGCGCACGAGCGCACGGCGGACATCGGTGCCCTCCACCCGGCCCTCGGCATCCAGGTCGAGCCGCCACAGCAGGGCCGGGCAG harbors:
- a CDS encoding MerR family transcriptional regulator, with amino-acid sequence MRIGEIAALVGVTTRAIRHYHHVGLLPEPDRRPNGYRAYSVRDAVRLARVRRLTELGLSLDEVRDVLADDAGRELAEVLAELDADLARQQAELAERRRRLAVLLAAPPGEVEPVSPALAELLAKAPATASPSAALDREHLSLLDASGAVGEELYAVLGTVAADPAVLALYERLDELADADGDDARIGPLAAELVAAVPAEAFAAVAGPGGGGPQAAPGFLEALLAEYAPAQAEVVRRVMEAFTGTRATQTDRGRE
- a CDS encoding MAB_1171c family putative transporter — translated: MKQLEIAILAMLWSVTLWRAPSAVRSVKQRALWTAFAALTVSMTLRLPGVMRTLDAGAGVNNLSTLFKHWLGMIAAGAVVDFVVAIARPETGRRLRARHYAALTAMTAMGVLFVFFVPRAHEMTDFFEETAGNGWATVYYLLFIVYLGIAMATATWLFWGSARHASALWLRTGVRLMGIGTAVGVLYTLLRAGYIASRLAGLTDGTSDIAVDNVTDALKYLAIGFILIGSSIPAFGVAWRTVQDGRHHRRLQPLWQDLTAVTPDIVLKTGLLRSPRLRLYRRVIEIRDAALTLDAYTAPEVRERADRAALEAGFDPATSPAAEALRMRAAREGKARGVLPLHGTQEPTATVGIDELDFSAEVLRLIQLARIYHSAVADEFLTATSQEATA
- a CDS encoding XRE family transcriptional regulator produces the protein MGEETPTDRRDTMGDRLGFLIETIHPAGRGPYTYQEIAEGTKKLSGPSVSHGTVQTIRLNNNPNPGIDSIRAIANFFGVTVGYLADGENAQAIEHRIEERIARLREEMGKAAAADEFAQVLEDEQVKAAAFRLSGLSAGSMRSVTGLIKQLRKAEGLPDVKPRRRRSKDA
- a CDS encoding helix-turn-helix domain-containing protein, which produces MGSVETFDVRAMPAAAPGRRSARRRRPAAALRPLIINYTGFHTEFAAPRRRLELPTGCVTLVFSFSEGLWVSRTEDLAATQLRPAARAMISGPRTVPAVGVHAGVVHGLEVNMTPQGCYRLFGIPMWHFEDAHVDLVDVLGAQGRHLTERLRALPSWTERFALLDQLFCARLDRGPSPAPEVDGALSGLWANTRSLTRVSAATGWSARTVRARFREQVGLSPKAMARVFRLQHALRMLAAGTAAAQVAAACGYHDQAHLSREVKAMTGLPPSRFVLLRGGLAPGSVLDRMAGRVSSVMLSG
- a CDS encoding RNB domain-containing ribonuclease, with product MPRRHMIMTGADGAALRAALRELRTKLEVPEEFPAPVLAEAERAVQSPLLPDFDATDIPFFTIDPPTSRDLDQAMHLAKRASGGYRVHYAIADVAAYVTPGGALDAEAHRRVTTLYFPDEKVPLHPAVLSEGAASLLPDQTCPALLWRLDLDAEGRVEGTDVRRALVRSRAKLDYDGVQKAIDTGTAEEPLALLKDIGRLREALEAERGGISLNVPEQEIVEQEGSYSLAYRAPLPADGWNAQISLMTGMAAAELMLAAGAGILRTLPTAPDGAVGRLRRAAKALRIDWPHHVPYAELVRGLDPHRPAHAAFLQECTALLRGAGYTVFTGGRTPDPVLHAAVAAPYAHCTAPLRRLVDRYTGELCVAAVAGTEPPGWALEALDALPKEMSDGTRLANSAERESVDLVEAALLKDRVGETFEATVIDVKDHEPLVGTVHLEEPAVIGRVESTSAELPLGDRIRVRLTEADPGRAKVLFAPV